GTCTAACATGGAGTATTAAAATGAACATTATGTTCTTAATATGTGATTATGATATCAGTGGTTGATTGCACTCGTCCGTCGTCGTTTCCATATTTGCAAAActaccaaattaaaaataatactgtcAAATTGACATTTCTTTCTACACTGACAGTGACGTGACAGTTCTTTGTAGGGGCTTTTTGGGGCTTCCGCTTGTTTGTTCATTCATTTCGATTTCGCTGTTTTTGTACACCTACTATTATTATCTTCTTCAAAGTGGAACCAATATATAAACTAATGCATACAGGGAGATTGCGGTTGTGTATTGCCAATTTTGCGAAATAGAAGACCGTGCGAACAGAGAGACTTTCATTTAACATGGACATGGACGAACCGGAGGTGGAGTTTGACTTCGACAATGACACAACTTGCACCATTTGCTATGCCGAATTTCTCGATGCAGGAGATCTGGAAATCCACAAGGCCCAAATGCACATCATCGGAATATTGAATTGTCAATTCTGTGCGCTGAAACTAATGAGTGTCGAAGATTATGCGTTGCATATTCGTGATGAACATttgttaaatatgaaaatatgccAGATTTGCGCTAGAGTGTTTCTGGACGAAACTTACTGCAGAAAACATGAGAAAAAACATTTGATGAACCCCAATACCGCTAAGTATTCTTGTTCGCAATGTGAGTTAAACTTTTACAGTACTAAGGAGTTGGAAAAACATGAATTCAATACACATAAAGAAGAGGACTATGCCAGAGGTTTCTGGCTACAGGACTTCTCGCCGCACCTGGCATCTGTTTTAAATATGACTTTAAAGTGTATACTTGTTGAGGGGAAGCGCAAGTTTGTATGTACAAAATGCAGAGCTACATCGCCAAACCTCAAAGACTATgtacaacatttaaaaaatgcgaattGCCGATCTTTAACTTGCAACACATGCTCTTGTGTGTATAAAAGCAAAAAGAGTATGTGGAGGCATTTAACAAAACATGGCGAATGTAATTgtgatatgaaaaatattgttaaaaaatgcaatatatGTTTGAAAGTTTTCCCGATTCACTTCTGGAGATATCATCAGAATTCTTGTAAGGTCATTAAATGCCAGATATGCGAGATCCCATTTGAGAATTTGGAAGATTTAGCGAAACACCAGACGGAAAAGCATCCGTTGGTTGTTTCTGTTCAAGTTTGCAAATATTGTAACAGGGAGTTTGTGGGAAAGGTGGGACTCGACAAGCATATACAAAGGACACACAACATAGaactgtataaatataaatgtgtcCATTGTGAAATGGTCTTTAAGCATCcacaaaaattatttgcacATTTCTATACGAAACACAAGGAGATGGAGCCATATTTCTGCTGTATATGCGacaagaaatttaaaattagaaagaaTTTTACTATTCATATCAAATTGGAACATTCCAGTAAGGGTTTTGTCGAATTTGATGAGaaattcaatgtttattttagagaaaGGAGGTTTTTAACACAAGCAATTACTACAAATGATAATTCTCCAATTACTAATGCTAATACTGGAAATTCGAAGGACACAAGTGAACAGAAACACTCAGAAGAAACTGATAAtcctaaaaaaaatcctgACGCTGTAGAAAAAagattaattgaaattgaaattgataGTCAGCCAAGTGAAACCAAAGACTTCCTCGCGACAGAGACAGAGGCACAGACCGAGAATGAAACAAAAGAGGAAACAAAGTCCAAACGGAAAGTCAAATCGAGTAGAGTTGCCAATACAGTGTATTCGTCTGGTTCTGATTCGTTTGACGACCAACCTCTATGTGttgttagaaaaaatattgggaAACATGGAAGGCCTAAGATAAGAAGAAGGAATGTCGATGTTAAGAATAGGTTCACTTGTCaacattgcaataaaatatgcaaCACCTATCAAAATTATCACCACCATTTGAACACAGTCCATCAAAATGAAAGTGTTAAATGTGTGAAGTGCAACAGAACTTTTGCTTCAAAGAAGAAGCTGACAGCTCACATCGCCAAAGAGCATTCGTTTTCACAATTGACTGAAACTCTCAAAAAAGTATTAGCGAATCGTCAAAACAATCAGATTTCATCAACTGATGCAAATA
This sequence is a window from Plodia interpunctella isolate USDA-ARS_2022_Savannah chromosome 29, ilPloInte3.2, whole genome shotgun sequence. Protein-coding genes within it:
- the LOC128682279 gene encoding zinc finger protein 84-like, which translates into the protein MDMDEPEVEFDFDNDTTCTICYAEFLDAGDLEIHKAQMHIIGILNCQFCALKLMSVEDYALHIRDEHLLNMKICQICARVFLDETYCRKHEKKHLMNPNTAKYSCSQCELNFYSTKELEKHEFNTHKEEDYARGFWLQDFSPHLASVLNMTLKCILVEGKRKFVCTKCRATSPNLKDYVQHLKNANCRSLTCNTCSCVYKSKKSMWRHLTKHGECNCDMKNIVKKCNICLKVFPIHFWRYHQNSCKVIKCQICEIPFENLEDLAKHQTEKHPLVVSVQVCKYCNREFVGKVGLDKHIQRTHNIELYKYKCVHCEMVFKHPQKLFAHFYTKHKEMEPYFCCICDKKFKIRKNFTIHIKLEHSSKGFVEFDEKFNVYFRERRFLTQAITTNDNSPITNANTGNSKDTSEQKHSEETDNPKKNPDAVEKRLIEIEIDSQPSETKDFLATETEAQTENETKEETKSKRKVKSSRVANTVYSSGSDSFDDQPLCVVRKNIGKHGRPKIRRRNVDVKNRFTCQHCNKICNTYQNYHHHLNTVHQNESVKCVKCNRTFASKKKLTAHIAKEHSFSQLTETLKKVLANRQNNQISSTDANTLTNSQKFERTIKKVDCTSVEEPATLKSISKELSVQKFIESFTPETNEIKKNIIIDSNVSIKPVNCQPKESFIKLTKFQPKEVESNILRANKLSMPVRFKPDNSEQNSVTVKVVNAESRPLFIKPYHDNDYANNNDSYDNDMIKYHQIPEVAQEVMLEGSEEVPKSKVHKIVIPNIPKEMSQVRIATLQPEAPYYKIIKISDVLKKPEELKDEKETDIILPNGKKLVSVNPLAHLLGDTPIEKIMGQKNKYYKYQPKTPNFEQAVARALTVVKPTPMKKRKITKVEP